A window of Candidatus Xiphinematobacter sp. Idaho Grape contains these coding sequences:
- a CDS encoding protein arginine kinase: MKFSNIIANTGEWLKGEGPHRNIVISSRVRLARNLRGKPFPGWAKKSERLGVVQTIKPVVESLPEMQDAFTENLESLSSLEKQILVERHLISREHAAKGVGSAIVMNTAQTLSFMINEEDHLRMQAICSGLQLTKVFNMINQADSKLEMTLDFAFHDQLGYLTACPTNIGTGIRASAMLHLPALVMNDLVNKIINSVNKIGLAVRGLHGEGSEAVGNLFQVSNQTTLGESEEEIIERLNKVIETILEHEHNARQVLVEQRSVILLDQIGRAYGILCHAHSIGSKEALNLLSIIKLGIDLGLFHDGSRHLVDELFIETQPAHLQKGVQKMEVEARDALRSSIIRTKLNSMSQPDVAKINTMPEKR; encoded by the coding sequence ATGAAGTTCTCTAACATCATTGCCAATACAGGTGAATGGCTGAAGGGGGAAGGACCTCATCGGAACATCGTCATCAGTAGCAGGGTGCGCTTGGCTAGGAACTTGCGTGGCAAGCCTTTCCCTGGTTGGGCTAAAAAATCGGAGCGCTTGGGAGTGGTGCAGACAATCAAGCCTGTTGTTGAATCTCTCCCAGAAATGCAAGATGCCTTTACGGAGAACCTGGAATCGCTTTCTTCGCTGGAAAAACAAATTTTAGTAGAACGTCATCTCATTAGTAGGGAACATGCAGCTAAGGGAGTGGGAAGTGCCATTGTGATGAACACTGCTCAAACCCTCAGTTTTATGATCAATGAAGAGGACCACTTGCGCATGCAGGCCATCTGTTCCGGTCTCCAGCTAACCAAAGTGTTCAATATGATTAACCAGGCGGACAGTAAGCTAGAAATGACGCTTGACTTTGCCTTTCACGATCAACTTGGATATCTCACGGCGTGCCCTACCAATATCGGTACCGGTATACGAGCTTCCGCTATGCTGCATCTACCTGCACTAGTGATGAACGATCTAGTGAATAAAATTATCAATTCAGTTAACAAGATCGGGTTAGCTGTCCGCGGACTCCATGGTGAAGGATCTGAGGCTGTTGGCAATCTTTTCCAGGTTTCCAACCAAACCACACTGGGTGAGTCAGAGGAAGAGATTATTGAACGACTCAATAAGGTAATTGAAACTATCCTCGAGCATGAGCATAACGCGCGACAAGTCCTTGTGGAGCAGCGTTCTGTCATATTATTGGACCAAATTGGGCGTGCCTACGGTATACTTTGCCATGCTCACTCGATTGGTTCAAAGGAAGCGCTCAATTTGCTCTCTATCATTAAACTTGGGATAGATTTGGGTTTATTTCACGATGGCAGTAGGCATCTCGTGGATGAGCTTTTCATTGAAACCCAGCCGGCGCACCTTCAAAAAGGTGTACAGAAGATGGAAGTTGAAGCTCGAGACGCATTACGCTCTTCCATTATTCGGACAAAGTTGAATTCTATGTCTCAGCCGGATGTTGCCAAAATTAACACTATGCCGGAAAAAAGGTAG
- a CDS encoding UvrB/UvrC motif-containing protein, whose amino-acid sequence MRCDVCQSKEATVFLTQIVEGKMQKVNLCEACSKNKGVSDPVGFELAELLVGLGTAPSVDVQPPVPKCAICGFTQTEFKKTGRLGCSNCYDAFSRLLLGMLKNMHKGVRHNGKVPVLYHKLRSYQERLKALNDTLQQAVEAEEYEKAAAIRDKIHQLESECT is encoded by the coding sequence ATGCGATGTGACGTTTGCCAAAGCAAGGAAGCAACAGTTTTTCTGACTCAAATCGTTGAGGGAAAGATGCAGAAGGTCAATCTCTGTGAAGCTTGTTCAAAGAACAAGGGGGTAAGTGATCCTGTGGGTTTTGAGTTGGCAGAACTTTTGGTGGGGCTAGGAACAGCTCCGAGTGTAGACGTGCAGCCTCCTGTGCCAAAGTGTGCTATCTGCGGATTTACGCAAACAGAATTTAAGAAAACTGGACGCTTAGGTTGTAGTAATTGCTATGATGCCTTTTCGAGGCTACTTTTAGGTATGTTGAAAAACATGCATAAGGGAGTTCGACACAACGGTAAGGTACCTGTTCTGTACCACAAGCTTCGCTCCTATCAAGAGCGTCTGAAAGCGTTAAACGATACACTGCAACAGGCTGTAGAGGCTGAGGAGTATGAAAAAGCAGCAGCAATTCGGGATAAGATTCATCAGCTAGAGTCGGAGTGTACATGA
- the ilvE gene encoding branched-chain-amino-acid transaminase yields the protein MKIHVDGTLYEEEDAKISVFDHGLLYGDGVFEGIRFYDGRIFQLEAHIDRLFNSAHSICLRPPLTKSGMKQALLETVRANQLQSGYVRLLLTRGVGNLGLNPEHCRLPAVIIIVDYIRLYPAEIYKRGLKVVTCTTRRTTPTALSPMVKSLNYLNNILAKIEASQAGAEEGLMLNEWGYVAECTADNIFIVRNEGVVTPPVTAGALAGITRSVIFDLALDLGISLKEADITRHEVFVADECFLTGTAAEVIPVAMLDGRRIGVEVPGPITQRLTSEFHQLTRRVGTVIY from the coding sequence ATGAAGATCCATGTTGACGGTACCCTCTATGAGGAAGAAGACGCGAAAATCTCCGTGTTTGACCATGGCTTACTCTACGGAGATGGAGTTTTTGAAGGAATCCGATTCTATGACGGTAGAATATTCCAGTTGGAGGCTCACATAGATCGCCTTTTTAACTCTGCCCACTCTATCTGCCTAAGACCTCCATTAACTAAGTCGGGGATGAAACAAGCACTGTTAGAGACTGTTCGAGCTAATCAACTGCAAAGTGGATACGTCCGATTGCTTCTGACTAGGGGAGTCGGCAACTTGGGACTTAACCCAGAACACTGCCGTCTCCCCGCAGTGATCATCATTGTTGATTACATCAGACTATATCCCGCGGAAATTTACAAGAGGGGGCTGAAGGTCGTGACCTGCACGACTCGTAGGACCACCCCAACTGCGCTTAGCCCTATGGTTAAGTCTCTCAATTACCTTAATAATATTTTGGCCAAGATAGAGGCTTCTCAGGCTGGGGCTGAGGAGGGTCTTATGCTAAACGAGTGGGGATACGTCGCAGAGTGTACGGCTGACAACATTTTCATCGTGAGAAATGAAGGGGTAGTTACCCCACCGGTAACTGCTGGGGCGTTGGCAGGAATTACCCGTTCTGTCATTTTCGATCTGGCATTAGATCTTGGAATTTCCCTAAAGGAGGCTGATATTACCCGTCATGAGGTCTTTGTGGCAGATGAGTGCTTTTTAACTGGTACTGCTGCGGAAGTCATTCCAGTGGCGATGTTAGACGGTCGGCGGATAGGAGTGGAAGTGCCTGGTCCCATAACGCAGCGTTTAACTAGTGAATTCCACCAGTTGACACGAAGGGTGGGTACTGTGATTTATTGA
- a CDS encoding bifunctional nuclease family protein → MSKPVKEVKVRGVIPADSSCAVFLGNEEKTFVIYVDIGVGSAISMFLSRIQKDRPHTHDLVGLMLTAFSARVDRVIINQLKGTTYYGRLIIAAENELLQQKIIELDARPSDCIAMAAQQCAPIYVSQEVWDEVEDMSDVLRGIEEERRREGDQG, encoded by the coding sequence ATGAGCAAGCCAGTGAAGGAAGTGAAGGTGCGTGGGGTGATTCCTGCTGATAGTAGCTGTGCGGTTTTCCTTGGCAACGAGGAAAAGACTTTTGTGATCTATGTAGACATTGGAGTAGGAAGTGCAATTAGTATGTTTCTCAGTAGAATTCAGAAAGACAGGCCGCATACACATGATCTTGTCGGGCTTATGCTAACCGCTTTTAGTGCTCGCGTAGATCGGGTAATCATCAACCAACTAAAAGGAACTACCTACTATGGACGCTTGATTATTGCTGCAGAAAATGAGCTACTTCAGCAGAAGATCATTGAGCTGGACGCACGTCCCAGCGATTGTATCGCGATGGCTGCGCAGCAATGCGCACCAATTTATGTCAGTCAAGAGGTTTGGGATGAGGTAGAAGATATGTCCGATGTTCTCCGTGGCATAGAGGAGGAACGTCGGCGGGAAGGAGATCAGGGATAA
- a CDS encoding malate dehydrogenase, which produces MKTPIHIAVTGAAGRIGYSLLPRIVSGDLFGPDQPVVLQLIEVPSVLKSLDGVLMELLDCAFPLLENAITTTDLEEGFRGVNWALLVGSVPRRAGMERKDLLSINGRIFVDQGRAIQRNAASDVRVLVVGNPCNTNCLIAMNNARDVPDNRWFAMSRLDENRAKVQLAEKTGRHCREVTNVAIWGNHSSTLYPDFLNARIGGRLVCEVISDVGWLRGGFIQSVQQRGSAIIHATGLSSAQSAAHAIVETIRSIAEPTSTGDWHSVSLCSDGSYGIERGLVASFPVLSREGCVEIVQGLQTDPFGQSKIAASISELREERSVIRELLKN; this is translated from the coding sequence TTGAAGACTCCTATCCACATTGCTGTCACTGGTGCTGCCGGACGTATCGGTTATTCCTTACTCCCTAGGATCGTTTCCGGGGATCTTTTTGGCCCTGATCAGCCCGTTGTTTTGCAGCTTATCGAAGTGCCGTCTGTTCTCAAGTCACTGGATGGCGTTCTTATGGAGCTTCTCGATTGTGCTTTCCCTCTGCTGGAAAATGCCATAACCACTACTGATTTAGAAGAAGGATTCCGAGGTGTCAATTGGGCGCTACTCGTTGGAAGTGTGCCAAGAAGGGCTGGCATGGAACGCAAGGATCTATTGAGTATCAACGGGAGGATCTTTGTGGATCAGGGGCGTGCTATTCAAAGGAATGCTGCATCAGACGTTCGAGTGCTAGTGGTTGGTAACCCATGTAATACGAATTGCCTAATCGCTATGAATAATGCACGGGATGTTCCTGACAATCGATGGTTTGCAATGAGTCGGCTCGATGAAAACCGTGCTAAGGTTCAACTTGCAGAAAAAACTGGTCGACATTGTCGAGAGGTTACTAATGTTGCTATCTGGGGCAATCATTCCAGCACATTGTACCCAGACTTTCTAAACGCTCGCATTGGAGGTCGTTTGGTTTGTGAAGTCATTTCGGATGTGGGGTGGCTAAGGGGTGGTTTTATTCAAAGCGTTCAACAGAGAGGTAGTGCCATCATTCATGCTACGGGGCTTTCTTCTGCACAATCTGCTGCACATGCAATTGTAGAGACTATTCGCAGTATCGCCGAGCCAACGAGTACCGGAGACTGGCATAGCGTGTCTTTATGTTCAGATGGAAGTTACGGTATAGAGAGGGGCCTTGTTGCTTCCTTCCCCGTCCTCTCTAGGGAGGGCTGTGTAGAAATCGTGCAGGGACTCCAAACAGATCCGTTTGGCCAATCAAAGATAGCGGCTAGCATAAGTGAGCTCAGGGAGGAACGTTCAGTGATTAGGGAACTACTGAAAAATTAG
- the hisF gene encoding imidazole glycerol phosphate synthase subunit HisF → MLAKRIIPCLDVSDGRVVKGTRFSALKDVGHPVECAKAYDTQGADELAFLDVNASLDGRRALISLIEEVAEVCFVPLTVGGGIRSIEDVRAVLSAGADKVSINTSAVQTPYLIREGAENFGSQCMMVAIDARHEPGFGWRVYTHGGSKPTPLEAVAWAHRVEDLGAGEILLTSMDTDGTCSGYDCKLTKAVSQSIGIPVIASGGAGDLVHLAQVLTEGSADAVLAASIFHFGRYTLQAVKEFLLLKGIAVRHHVQNHPL, encoded by the coding sequence ATGCTCGCAAAGCGCATTATTCCTTGCCTTGACGTTAGTGATGGCCGCGTAGTTAAGGGGACGCGTTTTTCAGCACTGAAAGATGTCGGCCATCCTGTCGAGTGTGCCAAGGCGTATGATACGCAGGGGGCAGACGAGTTGGCTTTCTTAGATGTTAACGCTTCTCTCGACGGACGGCGGGCCCTCATTTCTCTGATAGAGGAGGTGGCTGAGGTGTGTTTTGTCCCCCTTACAGTAGGAGGTGGGATTCGCAGCATAGAAGATGTGCGGGCTGTGCTCTCGGCAGGAGCTGATAAGGTAAGTATTAACACCTCAGCCGTTCAGACTCCCTATTTGATCAGGGAGGGTGCGGAGAACTTTGGTTCGCAGTGTATGATGGTGGCAATTGATGCCCGGCATGAGCCGGGATTCGGTTGGCGCGTTTATACCCACGGGGGGAGTAAGCCAACTCCATTGGAGGCTGTCGCGTGGGCCCATCGTGTGGAGGACTTGGGGGCGGGTGAGATTCTCCTGACCAGTATGGACACAGATGGAACTTGCAGCGGCTATGATTGCAAGCTTACCAAGGCAGTGAGCCAATCCATTGGGATTCCAGTAATCGCCAGCGGCGGTGCCGGAGATTTGGTCCACCTAGCCCAAGTCCTGACAGAGGGCAGCGCTGACGCCGTCCTAGCAGCCAGCATCTTCCACTTTGGAAGGTATACTCTCCAGGCTGTAAAGGAGTTCCTTCTCCTCAAGGGAATTGCAGTGCGTCACCACGTGCAAAACCACCCGCTGTGA
- a CDS encoding bifunctional UDP-3-O-[3-hydroxymyristoyl] N-acetylglucosamine deacetylase/3-hydroxyacyl-ACP dehydratase has product MEKQRTLAQSATLTGISLHTGENVRLTVYPANPGHGVRFRRKDLPDQPIVEAKAENVKTVERATTIVKGSVQVHTVEHILSALAGMGVDNALVEMDANEPPIGDGSAQPFVQLIRKAGILEQEAVLSQFEVPEPIHVESREGSLLTVVPDSKFRISCTQVGPGGRFTQFLSSIITPETYEKEIAPARTFVFYEDVRALMQNGLIKGGSLENAIVARGDSILSKEPLRFPDEFVRHKILDIVGDLALLGRRLCGHVIAVRPGHGPNTELAKLLVKRHVQLLATATIPVISRSPVLDVNEVMRTLPHRYPFLMVDRVVELRDDMTAVGVKSVTINEPYFQGHFPGHPVMPGVLQLEAMAQVASILMMRKTENSGKIGYFMSADDVKFRKPVMPGDTLFIHAKMVHATKRLGRAYCKCFVNNTVVSEASLLFGLVAS; this is encoded by the coding sequence GTGGAAAAACAACGGACGCTTGCACAATCAGCTACCCTAACTGGTATCTCCCTCCACACTGGAGAAAATGTCCGCCTCACTGTCTATCCTGCCAACCCAGGCCACGGAGTAAGGTTTCGACGCAAGGATCTACCTGATCAACCTATCGTAGAAGCAAAGGCTGAAAACGTGAAAACTGTCGAGCGCGCTACTACTATCGTTAAGGGAAGTGTCCAAGTGCATACTGTTGAGCATATTCTCTCTGCACTCGCCGGTATGGGAGTTGACAATGCACTTGTAGAAATGGATGCAAATGAACCCCCTATTGGGGATGGTAGCGCTCAACCCTTTGTACAACTCATCCGTAAAGCAGGCATTCTTGAACAAGAAGCAGTGCTTTCTCAGTTTGAAGTTCCAGAGCCCATCCATGTGGAGAGCCGAGAGGGTTCTTTGTTAACTGTTGTGCCTGATAGTAAGTTTCGGATTTCTTGCACACAGGTAGGCCCTGGGGGACGGTTCACTCAGTTTCTATCTTCCATTATTACCCCAGAAACATATGAGAAAGAAATCGCCCCCGCACGCACGTTCGTCTTCTACGAAGACGTGAGAGCGCTGATGCAAAATGGATTGATAAAGGGGGGAAGTTTGGAAAACGCGATAGTGGCCCGTGGGGATTCTATCCTTAGTAAAGAGCCGCTTCGTTTTCCAGATGAGTTTGTGCGACATAAGATTCTGGATATTGTTGGTGATCTTGCCTTGCTGGGACGTCGACTTTGTGGTCATGTGATTGCCGTTCGTCCGGGACATGGACCTAACACAGAGCTAGCTAAACTACTTGTGAAACGACACGTGCAACTGCTAGCCACAGCCACAATTCCAGTTATTTCCAGATCGCCAGTGCTGGACGTTAACGAGGTGATGAGAACGCTGCCTCACCGATACCCCTTCTTAATGGTTGATCGTGTTGTAGAGCTTAGAGATGACATGACAGCTGTAGGAGTTAAATCCGTTACCATCAACGAACCATATTTTCAGGGGCACTTTCCAGGACATCCAGTCATGCCGGGCGTTCTTCAGTTGGAAGCCATGGCTCAGGTGGCGAGCATTCTTATGATGAGAAAAACGGAAAATTCAGGAAAAATTGGGTACTTCATGAGCGCTGATGATGTCAAATTTCGCAAACCAGTAATGCCAGGAGATACCCTATTCATCCATGCGAAGATGGTGCATGCTACCAAACGCTTGGGAAGAGCGTATTGTAAATGCTTTGTCAACAATACAGTGGTTTCCGAAGCCAGTTTGTTATTCGGCCTCGTTGCATCATGA
- the lpxA gene encoding acyl-ACP--UDP-N-acetylglucosamine O-acyltransferase — MTKIHHTAIVDPTAVLDEGCCIGPYCNVGPKVFLGKSCLLYSHVVLHGPCAIGARNTFYPFCSIGQRTQDLKYEGEPTLLEIGERNTFREGVTVNRGTTPKSKTVIGNYSNFLAYSHVAHNCKVGNHIVFSNSATLAGHVCVGDYAIIGGLTAAHQFCRIGQHAIVGGCSKIVQDVPPFMIADGNPAEIHGVNVIGLKRFGFGEGELLTLKEAYRLLYRSNLNVQQALERIRQEMEPNRNINALISFVTSSNRGIIR; from the coding sequence ATGACAAAAATCCACCATACTGCCATCGTGGACCCTACGGCAGTTCTGGACGAGGGATGCTGTATTGGCCCTTATTGCAATGTAGGTCCTAAGGTTTTTCTTGGAAAAAGCTGCTTACTTTACAGTCACGTGGTTCTTCATGGTCCCTGTGCAATAGGAGCACGAAATACCTTCTATCCTTTCTGTTCTATCGGTCAGCGCACGCAAGATCTTAAATATGAGGGCGAACCCACCCTTCTAGAAATCGGGGAGCGCAACACCTTCCGGGAGGGCGTTACTGTTAACCGAGGTACCACTCCAAAATCGAAGACTGTAATTGGAAACTACAGCAACTTCCTGGCGTATAGCCATGTGGCCCATAACTGCAAAGTTGGCAATCATATTGTTTTTTCAAACAGCGCCACACTCGCTGGACATGTTTGTGTGGGGGACTACGCGATTATCGGCGGCCTAACTGCGGCACACCAATTTTGTCGCATTGGTCAACATGCTATCGTAGGAGGGTGTTCTAAAATCGTACAAGACGTTCCCCCCTTCATGATTGCCGATGGAAACCCAGCAGAAATCCACGGAGTTAATGTTATAGGGTTAAAGCGCTTTGGATTCGGAGAAGGTGAGCTTCTAACATTAAAGGAAGCTTATCGCCTTCTCTACCGTTCTAACCTTAATGTGCAACAGGCCCTAGAAAGGATCCGACAGGAGATGGAACCTAATAGGAATATCAATGCTCTTATCTCTTTTGTTACCTCTAGCAATCGAGGTATCATACGATAG
- a CDS encoding KpsF/GutQ family sugar-phosphate isomerase, with protein sequence MDYLERARHVISIEIEEVHRIGQRLGANFLGAVNLIKDTLQKKGKIVVVGVGKSGHIGKKIAATLTSTGSMAVVLSSLNALHGDLGIIANGDVVLFLSYSGETEEIVSILRAIMHFDVNLIAMTGSTNSSLARASDIVLDVAVSQEACPLNLSPTSSTTAMLVVGDALAMVLLETNCFSAEDFAKFHPGGRLGRSLLLTVRDIMRTREEMALVLPSATVLEAVQKMTCKRCGCVTVVDSSGHLAGIFTQGDFARHFPSSPDIGSQMVHKFVTRHPVTIADNEPAAEVLHVLQKHRIDDLVVVDASNRPIGLIDSQDLTRLKLA encoded by the coding sequence ATGGATTACTTGGAACGGGCCAGGCATGTTATCTCTATCGAGATAGAAGAAGTACATCGCATCGGGCAACGCTTGGGCGCCAATTTTTTAGGTGCAGTAAATTTGATTAAGGATACACTCCAAAAAAAAGGGAAGATCGTTGTAGTTGGTGTGGGGAAATCAGGTCATATTGGAAAAAAAATTGCAGCCACCCTTACCAGTACGGGCAGTATGGCTGTTGTTTTAAGTTCTCTGAATGCGCTGCATGGTGACCTCGGCATTATCGCCAACGGGGATGTGGTTCTTTTCTTGAGTTACAGCGGCGAAACGGAAGAGATAGTTAGTATTCTCCGAGCCATCATGCACTTTGATGTCAATCTGATTGCAATGACTGGTAGTACCAATTCTAGCCTAGCTAGGGCTAGTGATATCGTATTGGACGTAGCCGTTTCGCAGGAAGCATGCCCGCTCAATCTTTCTCCTACCTCTAGTACAACAGCAATGCTGGTAGTTGGAGATGCGCTAGCAATGGTACTTCTGGAAACAAACTGCTTCAGCGCAGAAGACTTTGCCAAGTTTCATCCCGGTGGCCGCTTGGGGCGTTCTCTTTTGTTAACGGTAAGAGACATCATGCGCACTCGTGAAGAAATGGCTCTTGTCTTACCTTCAGCTACCGTCTTGGAGGCCGTTCAAAAGATGACATGTAAGCGATGTGGTTGCGTCACAGTTGTGGATTCCTCTGGCCATCTTGCCGGAATTTTTACCCAAGGTGATTTTGCCAGACATTTTCCTAGTTCTCCTGATATTGGGAGTCAAATGGTCCATAAGTTTGTTACGCGGCATCCTGTAACGATTGCTGATAACGAACCTGCCGCTGAGGTTCTCCATGTTCTACAGAAACATCGGATTGATGATCTAGTAGTTGTGGATGCTTCCAACCGGCCAATTGGATTAATTGACTCGCAAGACCTAACGCGCTTAAAGTTAGCCTAG
- the efp gene encoding elongation factor P, producing MALANDLRKGMAIRYNKHPAIILEVQHRTPGNLRAFVQALIRYISTGKSAEVRFSSTEKVELVEITRQILEFSYTDYHGYHFLEPKTYETVSLQEDLVVSIKEYLTENLLVTVLKIEGSPVQIELPSSVNLKVIESPEGVRGDSTNNVLKPATLETGKVVHVPLFIKEGQAVKIDTRTGAYLGRAD from the coding sequence ATGGCTCTCGCGAATGATCTACGTAAGGGAATGGCTATTCGTTACAACAAACACCCGGCCATTATATTGGAGGTGCAACACCGAACTCCAGGTAATCTAAGAGCTTTTGTTCAGGCACTAATTCGCTATATCAGCACTGGAAAGTCGGCCGAGGTAAGGTTCTCTTCTACCGAAAAAGTAGAGCTTGTAGAGATAACGCGCCAAATCCTTGAGTTTAGCTATACCGATTATCATGGATATCATTTTTTGGAACCAAAAACTTACGAGACAGTTAGTCTACAGGAAGATCTAGTGGTTTCTATCAAAGAGTACCTTACAGAAAACCTTTTAGTGACTGTCTTAAAAATAGAGGGAAGTCCGGTTCAAATCGAATTACCTTCTTCGGTTAATCTGAAAGTCATAGAATCCCCAGAGGGAGTCCGTGGGGATTCGACTAATAATGTGCTGAAGCCCGCAACTTTGGAGACTGGAAAAGTAGTCCATGTACCCCTCTTTATTAAGGAGGGGCAAGCAGTAAAAATAGATACCCGTACGGGTGCCTATCTAGGCCGAGCTGATTAG
- the yajC gene encoding preprotein translocase subunit YajC: MLNQLVLFLFVVVIFYLLMVRPQQKKHREHQRLLRGLKSGNKVITNSGIHGLISNVKDKTVILKVSDNVKIEFEKSSIIEVAQAQPPDQPS; the protein is encoded by the coding sequence ATGCTTAACCAACTCGTCCTCTTTCTTTTTGTCGTTGTTATCTTCTATCTTCTAATGGTACGCCCACAGCAAAAGAAACACAGAGAGCATCAGCGCCTACTACGGGGTCTTAAATCAGGAAATAAGGTTATTACCAACTCAGGTATACATGGCCTTATTTCCAACGTGAAAGACAAGACAGTTATCCTGAAGGTGTCAGACAATGTAAAAATTGAGTTTGAGAAGTCGAGCATCATAGAGGTTGCACAGGCACAACCCCCAGACCAACCTAGTTAA